ccccaacccactcctgcaccctccctcccatcaaGACCCTACACCTCCAGCCCACTTCCTGGCAGTCCCCTCTCACACAaagaacccctcatttttggtcccaccccagtgcctggaggggaccacaaaatctactaggggagtgtctttcttcttctcagttggggaacacgtggggatttttttttggcatctcacttttgtgtggcccctgaaccaaaaaaggttccccgcccctgcaccaAGCTAGACGCCCCTCACCCCCGTGAGAGGAGTCAATATTATACCCCCACTGTATAGATGAACAAAGAGCTAAGGGAGGGGCTCAGTCACTTGGCCCAAGACCCACAGAGGCAGAATCATGAcctgaacccagaagtcctggatCCCAATGCCAAGCGGGGCTGGTAAAGGTTTGCCAGGGTgtctaacaaaacatgcacaGGGGAGAAGTCAATACCCTTCTGAGAGCTGCCTTCTAACAAGCACCCTCCAGAAAGGGTTGGTTTGTTTAGCATAGATGCTGGGAATGGAGCAAGCAAAGGTCTTTACACTAACCCTTGCTTGCTGTTAGCTAGACAAGGCTGCAGTTGCACATGCCTGTGGTCACTAGCTATGCCTTCTCTAGCAGCTTCCCAGCTACAGGAGGCTTCATGCATTTTAAGTGCCTGAGTTACCAGGCCCTGCTCAGAGCAGGTCTAGAGCCCCCTGGGCAGCAACCCTCTTAGGTCTGTCTGGACAGTGCCTGGCACAGTGGGAGCCTGGCTCAGAAGAGAGGCTCCCCGGTGGTACAAATAATGGAGGTcggctgctgccgctgccgccgATGGGACTGCAGCGGTAGGAGTGCACCCGCGGGAAAATAAGTAAGTTGTTGGCACAGGCGAGAACCcggcttctctctctctcgctcaagAGCCGCGGCGAGACTGCGGCGCCCCCGGAAATGGAGGGCAGAGCCTCGCCAAGACATTGGCAGCAGAGCTCAGACAGAGGACTCGCACCCTTACTCCTGCTCCTCAGTCTCAGCACGCTAGGGACAGCAGAGTGCCTGCTTGCCCAGCATCAGGCTTTTGCCCCGGTGGCCGTTCCTGATGGAAAACAGACGTTTTGTGCCTGGAAACAGGGAATGACTGGGCCTGTCTGAGCCATGAGAATctggctgcctgcctcctccacAGGCACAGCACCGATTCCCACTCGGCTGCTTCCCCTCACCTGCGACTGCTTCCGCCTCCCACAATGCACAAGTCGGCCCCACAACCTGCCCAGATCAGCACATGGCTCCGCCCCTCGCCTTTCCACCTAGGGCTAGTGAAATAATCCCCCTTTGGAAAGCCCCTATTGCACTGCTGGTGCCCCGCAAACGAGAGAACAGAACCCAAGACTCTTGCCTCAGGGCTTGCCTCCTACCAGCCACAGGGGCAGGCCATGCTAACAGCTGTAGCAGTGCTAGTGCTGCACTGCCATGCGGCCAGCTCCCCCCAAAGGCGTTCTGCTGTGGGACTCACACTAGTGACCCGCACAGTTGTTAAAGCATCTCCTGCCATTCTCTGCGCACTCACAGATCACTCAGCATTACACCAATGCCTTTTAGAGATCACAGGAGGGCTGACATTTAAGCCTGCAGCTATAACAGCCCATAATGTCCCCAACAAATGAACAATCACGCTGCAATAGAATGATGGCCCAACTAATTGAATATCTTGGCCCTGACCAAGGCCAATGCCTGTTTGCAGGAAGGTGGGAACTCTGCAGAATGTACTTTTCTGTGCAAGGCTAGCCCGTGCTGGGGAAGTTACCTTCCCCAGCCAACGAATTGTCTGGGCCCTGAAGCACAAAGATCAAGAGCGCTTGCTACTGCTCTCCTCACTGATGTGAAGTGCAGCTGTCATGGCTATACGCCTAACCCTCTTCTGAAGAGCACTAACCATTCGGCCCAGTTTAGCCAGAGTCTCGCACTGGAGAGAAATAGCCAGCAGAGGAGTCACTGCAGAGATGCAGCAGAAACTCTGGGCTTAGGGAGCAGCGAGCTCTGAATTTAAAAAGCCTGCACCCCTATGCCTCATTGCTCCAGCCAGATGAAAATGAGTGagaatgggggaaggagagagcagggtgggacacagagaagggctgggatggggcagagcctcagaaggGATGGAGAAGGATGTGGAGCCAGGGTACGTGGGTttcaggtagatcctggattgcacttgaattcaaaaagtgatcttgtgctttaagAGGTTAGAGACTGGTTTAGAAGGAAGAATGGTGCTTCCGCTCCAAGAACCAGCAGATGGCACTGCACAGAAATGCAAGCTCTTTCTTCCCACAGGCATGATGGGGTCTCTGTTCCTACTCCTGTTCCTGTTCTCGCTCTCAGGGGCAGAAAGGGTATGTCCAAggcacagaatcctagggctggaagagacctcaggagtcatcaagtccagcccccctgcccaaagcagaaccaaccccaactaaatcaacccagccagggctttgtcaagccgggacttaaaaacctctagggatgcagattccacctccctaggtaaaccatcctagtacttcaccaccctcctagtgaaatagtttttcctaatatctaacctagacctctcccactgcaacttgagaccattgctccttgttctgccatccatcactactgagaacagcctctctccatcctctttggaacctcccttcatgtAGCTGAAGGCTGCACTGCTGCAGACTaaactcttcacttctgcagactaaacaaacccagatccctcagcctctcctcatgggtcatgtgctccagcctcctaatcattttggtcaccctctgctggaccctctccaacaagtctacatcctttctatagtggggggcccagaactgaacccaATACTCAggttgtggcctcaccagagccaaataaaggggaataatcacttctctagatctgctggcaatgctcctcctaatgcaccctaatatgccactagccttcttggctacaagggcgcccggttaactcatatgcagcttcttatccactggaatcaccaagtccttttctgctgaattgctacttagccagtcagtccccagcctgtaactatgcttgggattcttccatcccaagtgcaggactctgcacttgtccttgttgaacctcgtcagatttcttttggcccaatcctctaatctgtccaggtcactctggaccttatccctgccctgcagcatatctacctctccccctagcttcatgtgatccgcaaacttgctgagggtgcaatccgtccCCTCTGCCAGGTCATCCACGGCAGACTCGATCATCTACACTGATGTTTTTTAGTCCCGCAGCCTGAGCGCTGACAGCCCAACCCAGGCACTGAGACTCATTGCTATGGGGTTTTTAATCCCAGCACAGACATAGTGACGAAGGCAAAGCTCAGCACATGAAGCCTGGACAGTGATCTCCAGGGATACTGCTCTCTGTGCTTACTTTAGTGATCATCTCCCTTTCAACAGTACAGGAAGGACAGGGTTTTGCAAATCACGGAGCCTtttgggcaatgttccctctattttttcatccgtgtgtggaataaattttgttatgtgcaccaaagcatgtgtgtgtatgtgcaccatGTTTCTACACATGCTGCAGGctttgggcactctgctaatcagatggaaGGCATTTTAATTTAtcctgggtggctgtccaagTGTTCAGCTTGCAGGAAACACTGCTTTTGGGTGGAGGGCAGTGCCAGCATTTACCGGAGCAGGTGGTCTGAATTGACTTGGGATCTTCCGGGAGGTTGAAGTCTTCTCCGTCTTCACCTGCACCTGCACAAATCCCCTGTTAAGCAAGCCGCTGTCATCTTTGTTGCTTGAGGAGGAAAGGTTGAGAGACCTTGAGAGGAAACTCAcgggctgcaggaaaaaaaaaaaaaaagcccacacaCAAACCGCTTACATACCACGAAAAAAGTTATTTTGCTCCTTTACACTGGAAAATGCCACTTGATTAGATCCATTAACTTCTATTCCTGTGTTCTCCTGTCCATTCATTTAATCTATGCTAGTAACAACATGTAAGGATGCTAGCAAAGTTCTACATGTGGGGGAAGTAATCAGAATGGCACCAGGCAATTACATCATACCTTTTTCCTGACCTGAAGCAGAGCTGTGTGTAGCTCCAAAGCTTTCTCTTCCACCAGAAATTGGTCCATTAAAACAGGTTGACAAACTGTTTTCACAGGTTCGAACCCAAGCTCCCACTAAAGCCACAATCTacatgctgctattttgaatgCACTAGCAGcaatcctcctcccccaccctccgcccccaggctgCAGCCTAGGGCTGGGAGGCTAATTTTCAGATGTAGCACAGACAGACCTGAACACCTACCTAGTGGAAATCTTTTCATTGCGTGTGTTTAAGAAACTCAGTGAAACTCCCCTGCTCTTTGGCTGTCCAAACAATGCAGCACTGGGCCAGCACATGGGAGCCAGAATAATTGAACTGGCTGGTCTACTTTCATTGCCCAAGCCAAGCACAATGAGAGGTGGCATTAACGGCAAAAGTCAGCGGATGTTTCGTTCTCCCTGTGAGAACAGTCACAGGCTTGTTTCTTGTCTGCACTATATTGTAGTTTTAAAACACATGGGTCAAATACATCTTTGcagcaactccactgaagtccatggcgTTGCATTTAGAATTCTGCATATTCAGCATTAGGGAGGAGAGGATTACAGTTGGAGCAGAAAACACAACGCATGTAACATTAACTCAAGGTCACCCCTTCTCCACTATCTGCAGTACCGTGTGCATGACCTAGCCGAGAGAAAGGAATCAGCCAGCCAGATTCAAGCTGCATCATTCACAAGGgtagagggaagagaaggaagtTTTCCTAACAGGTCCTTCCCTCTTATCGCCAGGGATCTCGCACTAAATGTTTGTTTCACTAGTACACCTAAGGCCTTAATTAATTCAGCATGGCCAATCAGATTTCACAGCTGTCCTCAGACATTCCTGCTTGTTCCTGTGTTTCAGAGATGTGTGCAGGGGAATCCAGCTAGTGGCCAGTCAATATCCCCCTCAAGTCTTCCTCTACAGCCACACATGGAAGCACACTTCTCTCAGCATGtgcccagctctccctccccaccccctgccctcctctgaGCACCCCTGACCTGTGCTCTTTTGAAGCAAATGGGCTTGGGCATGGTGGACACAGTCAGCTTCACATCCTCATCCACAATGTCCAAGGCGAGGGACTTCCTGACTTTCTTGATGGGACTCCTGCGCAGCTGGGAAACACGAGAGAAGCAAAGCAGGCAACCATCAGTGCTGGCCTGAAGGGGAGACAAAGCCATAGCAATGGGGAAACTGGGGCTCAGGGTGCACTTTCTCGTCTCGCAGAGAGGGAAGGGTCAATCATACAGAACTTCTGGGCATGAGGAGCTGGGGACCACGCAGGCTCGATGGCATTAAAACATTCCCTGTGAATTTCATTGTGGTGGAGGAGACCAGAGACCTGCAACTCCTAGAGGctgactccctgccccagctccagctcactACAGAGCCTCAGGCCCACTCCAGGGAGCACAATCCCAATCCCTTTGTCCCATCCACTGCTTGGCACCTCTGCCAGAGGGTGGGGTAGCTCACAGGGGTGCCTGGCCCCAAGACCCCCCAGAGCGTTTCATGAAGGCAAGCCCTTTCCAGCAGCACCTTCAGAGCTGCATGGGGCAGCAAGCCAAAGGCAAAAGGCCCCACAGTACGCCCATGAGCCATCCACTCCTCCTGGGTTCAGATGTTTTGAATGAACAAATCTTTCAAGCAGTCAAACCAGCTGTCCCAGAGGCAGAGTACAGACCCAGACATGCTGGGCTCGTGGCTGGCTGTGGGCAAGCAGGGGTGCCTGTGCCGGCACACAATCCAGAAGCACTGTAAGCAAGCGAGTAGCCCGCTGGCTGTTCAAGTGCTAATGGCTAAGCATGTGCTCAAGTGCTCTGCAGAATCGGGCTCTTAGCAACAAGGTGCCCCCGAAACCACCAGCTTCTGTGCTGCACTTGGGATTTCCTCCAACTCCCCtacccaccactgccctgcccgaGGAAACAGCTGTCAGACGAGACACTCACTCCTTGTTTCCGCTTCTGCTTCTCAGGCTTCACGTCATCCTCTATGATCAACTCGATGCCGGCTTCGCTGCGCAGCACTTCCTTCAAGTCTTCTTCCAGGTGAGGCGTCTGCGGCTGCGGTGAATGACACAGCACAGGATTTACAGGGCAGGCTACCTTTACACGTGCTAAGCCTGCCAATTATGTCATCAATGACATGTCCCACTGCAACTCAGACTGCCAGCCATTGTTTATTTCTGTGTGAATGACACGAGAGCTCTGCGAGCCCAGCCTCCACATGGAACCGGGCTGCAGTGGTGGGGCAGGACCGCCCAGCAGAAGTTTCAGGAGATTAAGTACTTCATGTACATGTTTGGCAGCAAGGGGTTCGCTACCTGCAGCCTGACTTTCCCACTGGTTAGTCTGGAACAGGTACCAGATCGACACTTCATGGGGAGCCCCAAACCCCAGGAAAGAAAAAAGCATGTGGTCAGCTTCTTTTTAGGTTCACAAAGAAACCAAAAGCTGCAGCATGAACCCAGGGAGTTATAAAGTATCTCGGTCCAAGGGTCATTTATCCCCGTTTATTCACTATGCCATTTTAGAACAATGTTCCTCACTGTCACCCTATCTCAGCCAAGAACGTGCCAACACCCATGCACCCTGGCCACGTTAGCAATGTAAACAGAAATGCACAAGTGGCTGAGGGCCCTCTTGCAGCACATACCTCAGGACTGTCACTGGCAGACTGTGCCCGAATATTCACGGGCAAGTATGAATTTTTGGTGAATGTTTAGATGGAAGccaggcggggggtgggggagtcttTCCTGGCTCTAACAATCAAGGATGTACCGGAGCACAGCTAGCAATAACGACAGTGCTAGGAGGGGTTTGCATGTCAGTTCAATACACACCAGTGGCCTCATGGCGCCGTACTTTTCCAGGGCATTCTTAAAAGGCGTGGGTGTGTGGGGCGTGTTGTCCGCTATGTATTTCTGATCTGGGGTGACAaacctgccagcagagagagaggaGTTCAGAAGCACGGCACGTGGATGTCACCCAAGCACTCTCCCCCACCAGAGATGGAAGCATGCTCTGGTTCTCCAGTCCAAGGACTGCTGCATTCCAGAAAGGCCCGAACACTGGAACTGGGCGGGGTCTTACATCACAATAGCCAGCATAACTGAACCTGCCTGGCTGGAGTGCTGCAGGCGCGTGGGCAGGGGAGAAAAGTAGGTGCTCAAGAAAGGGGAATAGGAAATGCCCTCTGGCACCACCACCCAAGCCACCCCGACAGAGCCATACATTATCCAGTCACATCTCCATCAGATCATCTGCCAATCACTCTTCAGTAAACAAAGTGGGGGACACAGagacccccacccacagcccttccctcccctccccaccgctCTCACTCTGATCTTGGGCACACAACACATGCTGCTGCAAGAAATGCCCTGGCTCAAGCAAAGCTATACAAGGCAGGCAAGGTCGAAATTGACCAGCCTCTACAAATGTGTCTTGCTCACTTTAAAAGCTGTAGCCCAGCGGCTCTTAAACTGCAGGTTGCGAGCCCATTTTAATGGGATTGCCAGGACCGGCTTAGGCTTACTGGTGCTCTGGAGCTGAACCCAAAGCCTAAACCGCTTGCAGCCAAAGGCTTCAGCCCTGAGCGGTAggactcaggttacaggccccctaCCTGGGGCTGAAGCCTTTGGGCTTTTGTCCCCTGCTGACggcagtggggcttgggctttgCCGCACCCAGAGCAGTGGGGTTGGGTGGGCTCAGGCTGGGGCCATGTCGTAGTTTTTGATGTCAGAAAGGTGATATGGTGCAGTGAAGAACCTCTGCTCTAACCCCCTTCCTAGTCAGACACCTTCATTCCAGCAGGCTCGGCTCCCAATTCACCATTAAAATATAGCAGCCGTCCGAAAAAACAGAATACACTTGTGGGCTTTCTAGCCCTCCTTTTGTCCCTGAGGGTGCCAAGCTACCAATCCTAGGACAGTCTAGCCTCTCTGCCATGTGATGcaagctggggtggggctggaagaaTGGGACGACTTACGCAGAGTTTTTCTGGTGCAGCGGGGTCTTGTCCCTGTGCAGGGGGGTGGTGACTATCACCTTCTGACTGCACACGGGCGTGGAGGTCAGCGAGGGGTTCTCCAACTCCAGCGTGTCCTGTTTGGTCCAGAAGTTTAAGAACTGccaagcaaaggaaaaaaaaaaagagagaacaagCTTCACATCCTGGGAAATTCAAGGCTATCACTGGCCACTAGCACACACTAGCTTTACTGAGGGCAACGCTCACACTGACAGATTACAGATTTTTGCTACAAATGTGGCAAACAATAGTCCCCTGCACAGCCCAGAAAGCAATCCTGACTTGGTCCTGATCCACACAGTCCTTCTGGTTCTAAAACTAGGTCATTTCAGGAGGTGACTTTTTTCCCTAGTATCATGCAATTATAACCAGtatataagggtacatctacacttgccccctacttcgaagtagggaggcaaatgaagcatactgaagtttcaaatcaagcgtgggatttaaatattcatggccggtcgccattttaaaatgccggtctcctgatttaacttgccgcgtgtagacgtggcagtccgatttaaaacccttccctcgaattagcTGGTACTCCTCATTGCACCCCAGGAAAGGCTGTGTTGGCTAACTTGAGCTGGCACAGGTAAGTCCTACTGCAGAGGAGTCAATCTATAGTTTTCACATGAGTTAGCAGGTCAAGTAAAGCCTGTGCTCACCCATAGTCTAACTCTTGTTAAAACCACACACTGCATCCTCTTCAGGAAGCTTCTGCCCCATGCCCACCCTTCGCATTACAATGTGCCTTTTCTCCTAGGGAAGACAAGGCCAGCAAAGAAAATGCCTTCCAAGGAGCTCTGAACCTCTGAGctgggctcagaaaagggctgcacagctgcttagagggaactttgttcctcacagatgtctgtctaacctgctcttaaattagggatgttaagaagcgtgtAATTCGTTAATCACGTAGTCAAAACAAATTGTGTCAGCtacatgattaattgataagggagggttagcactgcaagcactcagtcccagctaggatgtaagcaagtagtcgactacctgataaacccaggcttatcgggTAGCTGAGCTGATTATTCGACTACTCACATTTCacccccccatttgctgcctctgtatcggggaGTGGAGGGGCacgggggagagcaggagccatttgtctggaaatgggtggcaaggggagggatcacatgaggattacctgttgttttccctctctctggggcatctgcattggccactgttggcagacaggatactgggctagatggaccagtatggccggtcttatgttcttacccccagcactggctccacactgccacctgctgcccccagcctgcactgctgccagaggcagaggtgtggggaggaagcagtctctgcctgcagcgggcccaggctggctgtggacagagtgctggggcacCTTCCCCAATCGACTACACAGACAGTCAAATACCCCTCGCTCCaagagctacccccactgcggctttgcATTATCAGGGGACCGGGAACTGGCACGCAGGAAGACTGGCTCAGCCCCCTAataatgcagaactgcagcggaGGTAGTTGCCGGGACCCGGCTCAAGCTGGGATCAAGCCAGCCTGCCTGCGCGTCGGCTCTGAAAGCGGGTGGGTGGCTGGCCCATGGACTGGAAAGGAGCAGCTTCTTTGATgcgtctgtgctgctgccttcggGGCACCCTTAGCCCACCAGGGATGAAATACATCCCGTACACCACACTGGTAGCCTCCAAGCAGTGGGGGTACTCCAGTAATTCTCCTCCACAGTTTAACTGTGGGTGAAGAGCTAGAGTGTCTCCACCTCCCTCGCTGTGCTAgggagggtgggcctgggtttaGCTGATCAGGTACCCTTGTTATTCACATGCccatctctcagggtgtgtctaatgACACCAAGTGGCCAGAGAACCCCAGttctgtggctcagcaggggagagaGCCAGACACCCCACATGAACTGCAGTGAGActggccagccacctccaggggATGGTCCGAGCCAGTGGAATGGACTCCCCTGAGAAGGAAGGACATTCTCCAACCTCACCATTTCACACTCCCAGGGCCTTGCTTTGACTTTGCCCTCCCTACCCAAGAGCAAGAGATATGTTTATATGAAAAAAGCCCCATGGCCTGCCAACCCAAGACACTCCTCTGCACATGCCTCTCCCTCTGGGGAGAGATGAGAGCACAAGCATGTGCCAGATGTCTAGTCTCACAGCTTACTGTGCTCCAGGAAGGTGTGGATACTAGGGCTATGAACGCAATAGCAGACCCTGCAGATACACAATCCTACAGCCATTCTACATACTGGCAGTGTCCATTTCAAGGCAAAGGATATGATGAATATTAAGCCGAGCTCATTGGGGTTGACTGTGTTATGGCCAATTAACGGAGTCCCAGCAGAGACTCTCCAATTCTCACTAATTCAGGCACAGAGCATCCCAGACAGACAGCCACAGAGCAAACTGCTCGATTCCCATCTAGCACTGTACCTGGGATGGGGAGAAAGGCAGTGTTTTGACAGGAGTACTCTTGGGCGTCATGCTGTTACAGGAGTCTATGAAAGAGTAGCTGGTGTTCTCTGTGACAGGTGAGAGGGAGatcttcctcctcttctgcctCTTGAACACAGAGGGTGGCGTGCCAGAGCTCAGCTCCGAGCAGGGGGAGATAGGGATCAGCTCGCCCTTGCTGCTTTTGCTCAGGTCTGAAATGGTGTGACCATCCAGGCGATACTCCGTCACGTGGGGCACAGGAGCTGGGGGCTTGCTGGGGGCTTGCCTGACGGGGCTATTGCTGCCGCCGCCAGCGGCTGGATCCTCAGGCAAGTCGAAATGAGTCAGATCGCACCACCCATCTGGGTCCTGCTGGACAAGAGAAACAGTTTGAAATGGCCAAGAATGAGCAGCCACAGGGCGCAGCCTCATCAAAGACCAGTGCAAAGGGAGGGCCTCGCAAAAGGCTACAGCAACCCACAAAGGCTGAACAAATGATCTATAATGACGTGGGGCCTACGTCAGTCTTCAAGCCCCTCTGGAGTCCGTTACACCAGTGAAAATCAATAGTGCAGCATTGTACGTCCACTTTGCACCGCTCAAAGCACAACTCCCCTGTGAGTTCACAGCCAGCACTGTACAATTCTGTTGCCTGCAGGGACATTTCTTTGATGTTTCACACTACAAACTTCAATAGGGAGGCCTGATCCCTGACCAACACAGTGGTGCCAGCAAAAGCCCCTCGTCTAGTCACAATGACATTGGCAAAGCTGTGTTTTTGCCCAGACAGCTAGTTTCACTAAGGGGCTGGGGTGGAGTAAAGCTAACCCGCTCTCCACTGTGTTCACACTAGGAGCACTTTGATGGTGTATAGCACACTAGTAAAACACTCTTCCTGTAGGCAGACATTGGCCCTTTCCAGGGCAATGACATCCTGCAATGTGTTTTATGGTCTGCAAAGTCAGGAGACTCACAGATTCATTCACATCAATTCCCCATTACTGACGTCAGTTTGAGGCTGCATTTAGCATTCAGGCAAGTAAAAACTTAGCACCACTAGAGACTAGAAGtctctacaccaggggtggggaacctcaggcccaagggctgcatctggcccccgaggcttggggctttcccccccagcattggagagcccgtACTGGCACGCCCACCCCAAAACAGGGtgaagtacacaaaatctactagcctggtcccttctagactctggtgtgtgagcgAAACATGgggggagtgtctgtctccttcttAGTCcagggccacatcaatgaggggtatcttttttttccttttgcttctcacttttctgtggcccccgactgatttctgtgtgggtcagcagcccccaaccaaaaaatgttccccatccTGAGCTACATCATCATAACCCCATAGCATAGACTAATGGTCCCCAAATTTTTATCTCTTGACCCACTTACCCTTGCCCACACTCCTTTGCCCCTAGGATTACGAGGGAGTGGTGCCATAGCTCCATAAagtggggggggcgagggggcagaGGTATGGGGGTGGAGTCTGGGGCTTtagctggggatgggggcagagctTTGACTGGGTTCAGCAGCCAGTTTTCCACTGATGCAGGAACACCTTCTCCCCAATGATCGTAGCCATGTCAACAGAAACATTCTTCTGTTGGCATAAATTCCCACGAAATGTAATGGGAACACGGCACCCAAACCACGCACGCAGTTTAGACAGTTTCACCCCAAGCTTCTCCCCCAAAGTTCTGACAACACTCTTCTATTGTATTATGCCTCGCTTCCCCCTGCTACTGCAGGCCTGCTCCCTACTGCTTTGACGAAGGGCAGTGCTGATTCAGACTTTTGTGCCTTGCCCCACATCTGTATGGACCCAAATGCAGCCACATTTCCTCTTGCCCAACATCCACCATGACCAGGAAGGTCAGTGACAGACGCCAACAGCCTTGAAAGCTGAATATGATCCATTTTCAACAAGATAGCCGAGCCCCACTGATATCTGTACTCTAACCTCTCCTTGacaggctctgtgcagcagctGTGAGGCAGATGGGGCAGGGCTAGCCAGTCACTTACACTGAAGGTTTACGCTTTTGCTGCATAACTGACTTCAGGCTGAAACAAATGGAGGAATAGATGGATACTTTTCAGCCCTGAGAAAGGGCTGCTGCATAAACTGCATCACTCTAGGAGCAATCCGGGAGGCAGTGAGGCTCTGAGATGCCTGTCTCAGTCATaatccctccctgctcctggaagGCAGAGCTGGCCTATGCCAGCAGAAAGTATcatccctcagcactggctcagccacTCTGAATAGCCAACTGCCTCCCATTCCCTACCCTGCCCTAGCCTGTCCCACCCGGGAGACAGCATGCCACTGCACTGATTCCCAGCAGCCTGGACCCCAATCACAGGGAGCCCCTGCAGGTGAGCAGGTGGAGGTTTTTATTTGCCAGCCCAGGCAGAGTCCTGTGTTGGGCTTGAGAACACACAATGAACTGCCAACCCCGTGGCCATTAACTATGCAAGCAGCCCCTCTGAAAGCAATGCATCCCTGGGCCACAGCATTTGCCTCCCTCTCAGACGTTTGTCTTCGGAGACCATACATTGCTTCACCCTTACCGATTCCATCATGTCCAGTGCTTCCGTAAGGACTGGAACCGAAGTCAGACTCAAGTAGTTGGCAGTGTCAGCTGCCCATTTGTACAGCAAGGTGCCATCCACTGACATGTCTTCAGGCACTGCACCCTTTGGCGCCCCCTCGGCACTGTCCTTTGCCAGTGTTGCAGCTGTCTGCTCACAGGGCAGCTCCTGGAAGCCAGCTGTTTCATCCTCACTGACTTCTTCCTCCTTTATTTCCAAGATATTAGCAGGCCAGCCAGCGGGTAGGTTTTTCTTT
The genomic region above belongs to Pelodiscus sinensis isolate JC-2024 chromosome 18, ASM4963464v1, whole genome shotgun sequence and contains:
- the MYBL2 gene encoding myb-related protein B isoform X3, whose amino-acid sequence is MAAGLPRPAARGPLLSHVILNLLEDLPGVAQVLDSIFIFPSFKSLPWNGAGLRGPGCRLLWGREDNPSPPSLQQLGTSEEQDELHYQDTDSDVPEQRENRCKVKWTHEEDERLKMLVKQFGQSDWKFLASHFPNRSDQQCQYRWLRVLNPDLVKGPWTKEEDQKVIELVKKFGTKQWTLIAKYLKGRLGKQCRERWHNHLNPEVKKSSWTEEEDRIIFEAHKVLGNRWAEIAKLLPGRTDNAVKNHWNSTIKRKVDTGGFLSETKDSEPLYLLVEVEGEENQSVQNQKNLPAGWPANILEIKEEEVSEDETAGFQELPCEQTAATLAKDSAEGAPKGAVPEDMSVDGTLLYKWAADTANYLSLTSVPVLTEALDMMESQDPDGWCDLTHFDLPEDPAAGGGSNSPVRQAPSKPPAPVPHVTEYRLDGHTISDLSKSSKGELIPISPCSELSSGTPPSVFKRQKRRKISLSPVTENTSYSFIDSCNSMTPKSTPVKTLPFSPSQFLNFWTKQDTLELENPSLTSTPVCSQKVIVTTPLHRDKTPLHQKNSAFVTPDQKYIADNTPHTPTPFKNALEKYGAMRPLPQTPHLEEDLKEVLRSEAGIELIIEDDVKPEKQKRKQGLRRSPIKKVRKSLALDIVDEDVKLTVSTMPKPICFKRAQPVSFLSRSLNLSSSSNKDDSGLLNRGFVQVQVKTEKTSTSRKIPSQFRPPAPMSRAWKVVACGGTRDQLLMQEKARQILGVLKQSHTSRTLILS
- the MYBL2 gene encoding myb-related protein B isoform X2, with amino-acid sequence MAAGLPRPAARGPLLSHVILNLLEDLPGVAQVLDSIFIFPSFKSLPWNGAGLRGPGCRLLWGREDNPSPPSLQQLGTSEEQDELHYQDTDSDVPEQRENRCKVKWTHEEDERLKMLVKQFGQSDWKFLASHFPNRSDQQCQYRWLRVLNPDLVKGPWTKEEDQKVIELVKKFGTKQWTLIAKYLKGRLGKQCRERWHNHLNPEVKKSSWTEEEDRIIFEAHKVLGNRWAEIAKLLPGRTDNAVKNHWNSTIKRKVDTGGFLSETKDSEPLYLLVEVEGEENQSVQNQKNLPAGWPANILEIKEEEVSEDETAGFQELPCEQTAATLAKDSAEGAPKGAVPEDMSVDGTLLYKWAADTANYLSLTSVPVLTEALDMMESDPDGWCDLTHFDLPEDPAAGGGSNSPVRQAPSKPPAPVPHVTEYRLDGHTISDLSKSSKGELIPISPCSELSSGTPPSVFKRQKRRKISLSPVTENTSYSFIDSCNSMTPKSTPVKTLPFSPSQFLNFWTKQDTLELENPSLTSTPVCSQKVIVTTPLHRDKTPLHQKNSAFVTPDQKYIADNTPHTPTPFKNALEKYGAMRPLPQTPHLEEDLKEVLRSEAGIELIIEDDVKPEKQKRKQGASTDGCLLCFSRVSQLRRSPIKKVRKSLALDIVDEDVKLTVSTMPKPICFKRAQPVSFLSRSLNLSSSSNKDDSGLLNRGFVQVQVKTEKTSTSRKIPSQFRPPAPMSRAWKVVACGGTRDQLLMQEKARQILGVLKQSHTSRTLILS